From the genome of Methylomonas sp. UP202, one region includes:
- the ribBA gene encoding bifunctional 3,4-dihydroxy-2-butanone-4-phosphate synthase/GTP cyclohydrolase II, translated as MNTTEEIIEDLRRGKMVIIMDDEDRENEGDLLMAAAFARPEDINFMAKYGRGLICLTLTRERCQQLRLPLMVNDNKTPYTTNFTVSIEAAEGVTTGISAADRALTVQRAVAPSAQPGDLVQPGHIFPLMAQAGGVLNRAGHTEAGCDLARLAGVEPAAVIVEILNDDGSMARRPDLEAFAEQHNLKIGTIADLIHYRIKHENTLERIAECAYPTEFGDFRLYAYQDRNDDNVHLALVLGEVAGEEPVLVRVHARNVVDDLFCSKRSDCSLPIREAMRRIAEAGRGVLVLIRQNENNKALVELIHAYQMQDNGIKSQASAEVGWRTTGTGSRILADLGVRRLKVMGAKKNYIGLAGFDLEIVEQVEFGV; from the coding sequence ATGAACACAACCGAAGAGATTATCGAAGACCTGCGACGCGGCAAAATGGTCATCATCATGGACGACGAGGATAGGGAAAACGAGGGCGATTTATTGATGGCCGCCGCGTTTGCCCGCCCGGAGGACATCAATTTCATGGCCAAATACGGCCGGGGCTTGATCTGTCTGACCTTGACCCGCGAGCGCTGCCAACAATTGCGCTTGCCGCTGATGGTCAACGATAACAAAACCCCGTACACGACCAATTTTACGGTATCGATCGAGGCGGCCGAGGGCGTGACCACCGGCATTTCCGCCGCCGACCGGGCCTTGACCGTGCAACGCGCGGTCGCGCCTAGCGCCCAGCCCGGCGACTTGGTGCAACCCGGCCATATTTTTCCGTTGATGGCTCAAGCCGGCGGCGTGTTGAATCGAGCCGGTCATACCGAGGCCGGTTGCGATCTGGCGCGCCTGGCCGGCGTCGAGCCGGCGGCGGTTATCGTCGAAATTCTGAACGACGACGGTTCGATGGCGCGTCGTCCCGATTTGGAGGCCTTCGCCGAGCAGCACAATCTGAAAATCGGCACGATAGCCGATTTGATCCATTATCGGATCAAGCACGAAAACACCTTGGAGCGGATTGCCGAATGCGCGTATCCGACCGAGTTCGGCGATTTTCGACTCTACGCTTATCAAGATCGTAACGACGACAACGTGCATCTGGCTCTGGTGCTGGGTGAGGTCGCCGGCGAGGAACCGGTCCTGGTCAGAGTACATGCCCGCAACGTCGTCGACGATTTGTTTTGCTCCAAGCGTAGCGATTGCAGTCTGCCGATCCGCGAGGCCATGCGGCGGATCGCCGAAGCCGGGCGCGGCGTGCTGGTATTGATTCGCCAGAACGAGAACAACAAGGCACTGGTCGAATTAATCCATGCTTACCAGATGCAGGACAACGGCATCAAAAGCCAAGCCAGCGCCGAAGTCGGCTGGCGCACCACCGGTACCGGTTCGCGAATCTTGGCCGATTTGGGCGTGCGTCGCCTGAAGGTGATGGGTGCCAAGAAAAATTACATCGGTCTGGCCGGTTTCGATCTGGAGATCGTCGAGCAAGTCGAGTTCGGCGTTTGA
- the ribE gene encoding 6,7-dimethyl-8-ribityllumazine synthase, protein MSVSIVEGHLSAQGGKFCIVSSRFNSFIVGQLEAGAIDALVRHGAAEADIKLIKVPGAFELPVAVQRIAAAKKYDAIIVLGAVIRGGTPHFEYVAGECVKGIAQVALQYDVPVSFGVLTVDSIEQAIERAGTKAGNKGAEAAMSAIEMVSLFNNLSL, encoded by the coding sequence ATGTCAGTCAGTATCGTAGAAGGTCATTTGTCGGCCCAGGGCGGCAAGTTTTGCATCGTTTCCTCGCGTTTCAACAGCTTCATCGTCGGCCAATTGGAAGCCGGCGCCATCGACGCGTTGGTCCGCCACGGCGCCGCCGAAGCCGACATCAAGTTGATCAAAGTGCCGGGCGCTTTCGAATTGCCGGTGGCGGTGCAACGCATCGCGGCCGCGAAAAAATACGATGCGATCATCGTACTGGGCGCGGTGATTCGCGGCGGTACTCCGCATTTCGAATACGTGGCCGGCGAATGCGTCAAGGGCATCGCCCAAGTTGCGTTGCAGTACGACGTACCGGTCAGCTTCGGCGTGTTGACGGTCGACAGCATCGAACAAGCCATCGAGCGGGCCGGCACCAAGGCCGGCAACAAGGGCGCCGAAGCGGCGATGTCCGCCATCGAAATGGTCAGCCTGTTCAACAACCTGAGCCTTTAA
- the nusB gene encoding transcription antitermination factor NusB has translation MSQAKTNARKCAVQALYQWQMSGDSLSRIETYFLEEEHLKGAQKSYFSEIFHGVPTQLDIVDAALAGFVDRPIEKIDPVERAILRIGAYELIYRLETPYKVIINEAVNLAKCFGAEGSHKYVNGILDKVSQTQRAVEIAAKQKQGLPKV, from the coding sequence ATGAGTCAAGCCAAAACCAACGCCAGAAAATGCGCGGTCCAGGCGCTGTATCAATGGCAGATGTCGGGCGATAGCCTGAGCCGCATCGAAACCTATTTCCTGGAAGAAGAGCATCTGAAGGGTGCGCAAAAAAGCTATTTCAGCGAGATTTTTCACGGCGTGCCAACACAACTGGATATCGTCGATGCGGCGTTGGCCGGTTTTGTCGATCGGCCCATCGAAAAAATCGATCCGGTCGAGCGGGCGATATTGCGGATAGGTGCTTACGAGTTGATTTACCGGTTGGAAACGCCGTACAAAGTGATCATCAACGAAGCCGTCAACCTGGCCAAGTGTTTCGGCGCGGAAGGTAGCCACAAATACGTCAACGGCATTCTTGACAAAGTTTCCCAGACTCAGCGAGCGGTCGAAATCGCCGCTAAGCAGAAGCAAGGGTTGCCGAAAGTCTGA
- the thiL gene encoding thiamine-phosphate kinase produces the protein MPERLGEFDLIRRYFAADAPRHPHNKLGIGDDCALMSLPPGQHLAITADTMVENVHFFADAAPEDLGHKLLAVNLSDLAAMGAEPFAVTLAVTLPKVDPTWLEAFSRGFLTLARRFNVDLIGGDTTSGPLTLTVQAMGTVPSGAALTRSAANVGDFVYLSGPVGDAGLGLKIKQGYRCAFPEIPLRCFHRPEPRVELGLALRGIAHACIDISDGLAADLGHILTQSRVGACLDWAALSFSDAMDAYLAESGDWRLPLTAGDDYQLCFTVPPDRSAALPAGCRKIGVIEVEPGLRLRRDGSIELLEFTGYEHFL, from the coding sequence ATGCCTGAACGACTAGGCGAATTCGATCTGATTCGCCGTTATTTCGCGGCGGACGCGCCGCGCCATCCTCACAACAAACTCGGAATCGGCGACGACTGCGCGCTGATGAGTCTGCCGCCCGGCCAGCACTTGGCGATCACCGCCGACACCATGGTCGAAAACGTGCATTTCTTCGCCGATGCCGCGCCCGAGGATTTGGGTCACAAGTTGCTGGCCGTGAACCTCAGCGATTTGGCGGCGATGGGTGCAGAGCCGTTTGCGGTGACCTTGGCCGTAACCCTGCCCAAAGTGGATCCGACTTGGTTGGAAGCGTTTTCGCGGGGTTTTTTGACGCTGGCTCGCCGCTTTAACGTCGATTTGATCGGCGGCGACACGACATCGGGACCGTTGACGCTGACCGTGCAGGCGATGGGCACGGTGCCGAGCGGGGCGGCGTTGACCCGCTCGGCGGCCAACGTCGGCGATTTTGTGTATCTGAGCGGACCTGTCGGCGATGCCGGGTTGGGCTTGAAGATCAAGCAAGGTTATCGCTGCGCGTTCCCTGAAATCCCACTACGCTGTTTTCATCGGCCCGAGCCTAGAGTCGAACTGGGGTTGGCGTTGCGGGGCATCGCTCACGCCTGTATCGATATTTCCGACGGATTGGCGGCCGATTTGGGGCATATTTTGACGCAAAGCCGGGTCGGCGCTTGTCTGGACTGGGCGGCCTTGTCGTTCTCCGATGCGATGGACGCCTATTTGGCCGAATCCGGCGACTGGCGGCTACCGCTCACCGCCGGCGACGACTACCAACTCTGTTTTACGGTGCCTCCGGATCGGTCCGCCGCACTACCGGCCGGTTGCCGGAAAATCGGCGTCATCGAAGTCGAACCCGGCCTCCGTCTGCGCCGCGACGGGTCTATCGAATTGTTGGAGTTTACCGGTTATGAGCATTTTCTTTAG
- a CDS encoding phosphatidylglycerophosphatase A, translating to MSIFFRASYGKAGLSAGDILRDVRLWLAFGFGAGLIKRAPGTFGTLAALPVYAALLQTGFWGYWLATAVVIAVGIHLCDYAAARLQVHDFGGIVWDEIAGLLLAMAWVPFSWRHLALGFALFRFFDIVKPWPIGWLDRRVHGGLGIMLDDVVAGLFAALVLALCAPWMS from the coding sequence ATGAGCATTTTCTTTAGAGCGTCCTACGGTAAGGCTGGCTTATCGGCCGGCGACATATTGCGCGATGTCAGGCTGTGGCTGGCGTTCGGTTTTGGCGCCGGCTTGATCAAGCGCGCGCCGGGTACCTTCGGCACGTTGGCGGCCTTGCCGGTTTACGCGGCCTTGTTGCAAACCGGTTTCTGGGGCTACTGGTTGGCGACTGCGGTAGTCATCGCGGTCGGCATTCATTTGTGCGATTACGCCGCCGCGCGCCTGCAAGTTCACGATTTCGGCGGCATCGTCTGGGACGAAATCGCCGGCTTGTTGTTGGCGATGGCCTGGGTGCCGTTTTCGTGGCGGCACTTGGCGCTGGGTTTTGCGTTGTTCAGATTTTTCGACATCGTCAAGCCTTGGCCGATCGGCTGGCTGGACCGGCGGGTTCACGGCGGTTTGGGCATCATGCTGGACGATGTCGTTGCCGGGCTGTTCGCGGCATTGGTGTTGGCGTTGTGCGCGCCATGGATGTCGTAA